One region of Zootoca vivipara chromosome 7, rZooViv1.1, whole genome shotgun sequence genomic DNA includes:
- the ATP5F1E gene encoding ATP synthase subunit epsilon, mitochondrial: MVSYWRQAGLSYIRYSQICAQAVRAALKPQFKADAEKTAGASVKIVRIKKE; this comes from the exons ATGGTGTCCTACTGGAGGCAAGCCGGGCTCAG ctACATCCGGTATTCCCAGATCTGCGCCCAGGCTGTGAGAGCAGCGCTGAAACCGCAGTTTAAAGCGGACGCAGAGAAAACGGCGGGAGCAAGCGTGAAAATAGTGAGAATCAAAAAGGAATGA
- the TUBB1 gene encoding tubulin beta-1 chain isoform X1 codes for MREIVHVQIGQCGNQIGSKFWEVISAEHGIDTTGNYHGDSPLQQERLNVYFNEAYSHKYVPRAILVDLEPGTMDSVRSSKIGPLFRPDNFIHGNSGAGNNWAKGHYTEGAELIESVMDVVRNECEGCDCLQGFQLTHSLGGGTGSGMGTLLINKIKEEYSDRIMNTFSIVPSPKVSDTVVEPYNAILSIHQLIENTDETFCIDNEALYDICFRTLKLPSPAYGDLNHLVSLTMSGVTTSLRFPGQLNADLRKLAVNMVPFPRLHFFMPGFAPLTARGSQQYRAVSVPELTQQMFDARNMMVAADPRHGRYLTVACIFRGQMSTREVDEQMLSMQTKHSSQFVEWIPNNVKVAVCDIPPCGLKMSATFIGNNTAIQEIFKRLSEQFSAMFRRKAFLHWYTGEGMDEMEFSEAESNTNDLVSEYQQYQDATADVEEYVEAEEEAEAEASQEEEKELLKNKSDD; via the exons ATGCGTGAAATTGTGCACGTTCAGATCGGCCAGTGTGGAAACCAAATAGGATCGAAG TTCTGGGAAGTCATAAGCGCTGAACATGGAATCGATACCACGGGAAACTACCACGGAGACtcaccactgcagcaggaaagaCTTAATGTTTATTTCAATGAGGCGTATT CCCACAAGTATGTTCCTCGTGCTATCTTGGTGGACTTGGAGCCTGGAACGATGGACAGCGTGAGGTCCAGCAAAATAGGCCCACTCTTTCGACCCGATAACTTTATTCATG GAAATTCTGGCGCTGGAAATAACTGGGCAAAAGGCCATTACACTGAAGGGGCCGAACTGATTGAAAGCGTGATGGACGTCGTGAGGAACGAGTGCGAGGGCTGTGACTGCCTGCAGGGCTTTCAGCTGACCCATTCCCTTGGTGGAGGGACCGGGTCTGGAATGGGCACCCTTCTGATCAACAAGATCAAAGAAGAATACTCTGACAGGATCATGAACACATTCAGCATAGTGCCATCCCCAAAAGTTTCGGACACCGTCGTTGAGCCATACAACGCCATATTATCCATCCACCAGCTGATAGAGAACACGGACGAAACCTTCTGCATTGATAACGAAGCCCTCTACGACATATGCTTCAGGACACTGAAGCTTCCTTCGCCGGCCTATGGGGACCTCAATCACCTGGTCTCCCTCACCATGAGTGGAGTCACCACCTCACTCCGCTTCCCTGGCCAGCTCAATGCAGACTTGAGGAAGTTGGCGGTCAACATGGTGCCTTTCCCTCGACTGCATTTTTTCATGCCAGGCTTTGCGCCACTTACGGCCCGGGGCAGCCAGCAGTACAGAGCCGTCTCCGTTCCAGAGCTCACCCAACAGATGTTTGATGCAAGGAACATGATGGTAGCCGCTGACCCGCGTCACGGCCGCTACTTAACAGTGGCGTGCATCTTCCGAGGCCAGATGTCTACCAGGGAGGTGGATGAGCAGATGCTGTCCATGCAGACAAAGCACAGCAGCCAGTTTGTGGAGTGGATCCCCAACAATGTCAAGGTGGCCGTGTGCGACATTCCTCCCTGTGGCCTCAAGATGTCGGCCACCTTCATAGGGAACAACACAGCCATACAAGAGATCTTCAAGAGGCTCTCTGAGCAGTTCTCAGCCATGTTCAGGAGGAAAGCATTTCTGCACTGGTATACCGGGGAAGGGATGGATGAGATGGAATTTTCTGAAGCTGAAAGCAACACTAATGACTTGGTGTCCGAGTATCAGCAGTATCAAGATGCCACAGCCGATGTAGAAGAATAtgtggaggcagaggaagaggcagaggctgaggcaagccaggaagaagaaaaggagctTCTTAAAAATAAGAGTGATGATTGA
- the TUBB1 gene encoding tubulin beta-1 chain isoform X2 yields the protein MDSVRSSKIGPLFRPDNFIHGNSGAGNNWAKGHYTEGAELIESVMDVVRNECEGCDCLQGFQLTHSLGGGTGSGMGTLLINKIKEEYSDRIMNTFSIVPSPKVSDTVVEPYNAILSIHQLIENTDETFCIDNEALYDICFRTLKLPSPAYGDLNHLVSLTMSGVTTSLRFPGQLNADLRKLAVNMVPFPRLHFFMPGFAPLTARGSQQYRAVSVPELTQQMFDARNMMVAADPRHGRYLTVACIFRGQMSTREVDEQMLSMQTKHSSQFVEWIPNNVKVAVCDIPPCGLKMSATFIGNNTAIQEIFKRLSEQFSAMFRRKAFLHWYTGEGMDEMEFSEAESNTNDLVSEYQQYQDATADVEEYVEAEEEAEAEASQEEEKELLKNKSDD from the exons ATGGACAGCGTGAGGTCCAGCAAAATAGGCCCACTCTTTCGACCCGATAACTTTATTCATG GAAATTCTGGCGCTGGAAATAACTGGGCAAAAGGCCATTACACTGAAGGGGCCGAACTGATTGAAAGCGTGATGGACGTCGTGAGGAACGAGTGCGAGGGCTGTGACTGCCTGCAGGGCTTTCAGCTGACCCATTCCCTTGGTGGAGGGACCGGGTCTGGAATGGGCACCCTTCTGATCAACAAGATCAAAGAAGAATACTCTGACAGGATCATGAACACATTCAGCATAGTGCCATCCCCAAAAGTTTCGGACACCGTCGTTGAGCCATACAACGCCATATTATCCATCCACCAGCTGATAGAGAACACGGACGAAACCTTCTGCATTGATAACGAAGCCCTCTACGACATATGCTTCAGGACACTGAAGCTTCCTTCGCCGGCCTATGGGGACCTCAATCACCTGGTCTCCCTCACCATGAGTGGAGTCACCACCTCACTCCGCTTCCCTGGCCAGCTCAATGCAGACTTGAGGAAGTTGGCGGTCAACATGGTGCCTTTCCCTCGACTGCATTTTTTCATGCCAGGCTTTGCGCCACTTACGGCCCGGGGCAGCCAGCAGTACAGAGCCGTCTCCGTTCCAGAGCTCACCCAACAGATGTTTGATGCAAGGAACATGATGGTAGCCGCTGACCCGCGTCACGGCCGCTACTTAACAGTGGCGTGCATCTTCCGAGGCCAGATGTCTACCAGGGAGGTGGATGAGCAGATGCTGTCCATGCAGACAAAGCACAGCAGCCAGTTTGTGGAGTGGATCCCCAACAATGTCAAGGTGGCCGTGTGCGACATTCCTCCCTGTGGCCTCAAGATGTCGGCCACCTTCATAGGGAACAACACAGCCATACAAGAGATCTTCAAGAGGCTCTCTGAGCAGTTCTCAGCCATGTTCAGGAGGAAAGCATTTCTGCACTGGTATACCGGGGAAGGGATGGATGAGATGGAATTTTCTGAAGCTGAAAGCAACACTAATGACTTGGTGTCCGAGTATCAGCAGTATCAAGATGCCACAGCCGATGTAGAAGAATAtgtggaggcagaggaagaggcagaggctgaggcaagccaggaagaagaaaaggagctTCTTAAAAATAAGAGTGATGATTGA